One region of Neisseria mucosa genomic DNA includes:
- a CDS encoding N-acetyltransferase — translation MADFSSVPVLSFDRVRLEPLTAAHEAGLREAVCDGEVWKLNVTTAPEPDQVADYIRTATQTRLAFAVIDEDTGKIVGSTSLYHIDPAIPRLYIGFTWYALSARRTRINTACKIMLLDYVFDTLNCRCVCWQTDNLNTASQRAIERLGAHQDGILRCHKLRKDGSVRDTVEYSLLREEWPQARAKLLEKVAAYDAS, via the coding sequence ATGGCTGATTTTTCATCTGTTCCCGTTTTGTCCTTCGACCGCGTCCGTCTCGAGCCTTTGACGGCGGCACACGAAGCCGGTTTGCGCGAAGCAGTTTGCGACGGCGAAGTCTGGAAGCTGAACGTAACCACCGCGCCCGAACCCGACCAAGTGGCGGACTACATCCGCACCGCCACGCAAACCCGCCTCGCCTTTGCCGTCATCGACGAAGACACGGGCAAAATCGTCGGATCGACTTCGCTTTACCACATCGATCCCGCCATCCCCCGCCTCTACATCGGTTTCACATGGTACGCCCTGTCGGCACGGCGCACACGCATCAATACCGCCTGCAAAATCATGTTGCTCGACTACGTTTTCGACACTTTAAACTGCCGCTGCGTCTGCTGGCAGACCGACAACCTCAACACCGCCTCCCAACGCGCCATCGAACGCCTGGGCGCACACCAAGACGGCATCTTGCGCTGCCACAAGCTGCGGAAAGACGGCAGCGTGCGCGATACGGTGGAATACAGCCTGCTGCGCGAAGAATGGCCGCAGGCAAGGGCAAAACTGCTCGAAAAAGTGGCAGCTTATGACGCATCCTGA
- a CDS encoding 5-formyltetrahydrofolate cyclo-ligase yields MRNEEKHALRRELRRARAQMGHQGRLAAGQTVNRLLKRYIKKGRKIGVYWPMGSELRLDGFVRVAQKRGAKLYLPYIEPRSRRMWFTPYPADGTKQERKRGRAKLHVPQFAGRKIRVHGLSILLVPIVGMDREGYRLGQAGGYYDATLAAMKYRLQAKTIGVGFACQLVDTLPREPHDLPLDGFVSESGVLVFKHH; encoded by the coding sequence ATGAGGAATGAGGAAAAACACGCCCTGCGCCGAGAATTGCGCCGCGCCCGCGCGCAGATGGGGCATCAAGGGCGGCTGGCGGCGGGGCAAACGGTTAACCGCCTGCTCAAACGTTATATCAAGAAGGGGCGGAAGATCGGCGTGTATTGGCCGATGGGCAGCGAGCTGCGGCTGGACGGCTTTGTGCGTGTGGCGCAAAAACGCGGCGCCAAACTCTATCTGCCTTATATCGAACCGCGTTCGCGGCGGATGTGGTTCACGCCCTATCCTGCCGACGGGACGAAACAAGAACGCAAACGCGGCAGGGCGAAGCTCCATGTACCGCAGTTTGCGGGACGCAAAATCCGCGTACATGGTTTATCGATATTGCTTGTCCCGATTGTCGGCATGGACCGCGAAGGCTACCGCTTAGGGCAGGCTGGCGGCTATTACGACGCGACGCTCGCAGCGATGAAATACCGTTTACAGGCAAAAACCATAGGCGTAGGCTTCGCTTGCCAACTGGTTGACACGCTGCCGCGCGAACCGCACGACCTGCCGCTGGACGGGTTTGTATCGGAGTCGGGCGTGCTGGTGTTCAAACATCATTAA
- the rpsB gene encoding 30S ribosomal protein S2, with product MSQITMRQMIEAGVHFGHQTRFWNPKMAQYIFGARNKIHIVNLEKTLPMFQEAQEAVRRLVANKGTVLFVGTKRQAREIIREEATRAGMPFVDHRWLGGMLTNYKTVKQSIKRLEEKTAALENAAEGGFNKKEILEMQRDVEKLERSLGGIKNMKGLPDAIFVIDTGYQKGTLVEAEKLGIPVIAVVDTNNSPDGVKYVIPGNDDSAKAIRLYCRGIADAVLEGKNQALQETVAAAQEAAAE from the coding sequence ATGTCTCAAATTACTATGCGTCAGATGATTGAAGCCGGCGTTCACTTCGGCCACCAAACCCGTTTCTGGAATCCGAAAATGGCACAATACATTTTCGGTGCGCGCAATAAAATCCACATCGTCAACCTGGAAAAAACCCTGCCGATGTTCCAAGAAGCGCAAGAAGCCGTACGCCGTCTGGTTGCCAACAAAGGCACCGTGCTGTTTGTCGGCACCAAACGTCAAGCGCGTGAAATCATCCGCGAAGAAGCTACCCGCGCCGGTATGCCTTTTGTCGATCACCGTTGGCTGGGCGGCATGCTGACCAACTACAAAACCGTTAAGCAATCCATCAAACGCCTGGAAGAAAAAACTGCCGCTTTGGAAAACGCTGCCGAAGGCGGTTTCAACAAAAAAGAAATTCTGGAAATGCAACGCGACGTTGAAAAACTGGAACGTTCTTTGGGCGGTATCAAAAACATGAAAGGCCTGCCTGACGCGATTTTCGTTATCGACACCGGCTACCAAAAAGGTACTCTGGTCGAGGCTGAAAAACTGGGCATCCCCGTTATCGCCGTAGTCGATACCAACAACAGCCCTGATGGCGTGAAATACGTTATCCCCGGTAACGACGACTCCGCCAAAGCCATCCGCCTGTACTGCCGCGGCATCGCCGACGCAGTTTTGGAAGGCAAAAACCAAGCGCTGCAAGAAACCGTAGCCGCTGCCCAAGAAGCTGCTGCCGAGTAA
- a CDS encoding elongation factor Ts, with amino-acid sequence MAEITAKMVADLRAATGLGMMECKKALVEAEGNFEKAEEILRIKSGAKAGKLAGRTAAEGVLAYAINGNVGALVEVNCETDFVAKDAGFVEFANFVAKTAAEKKPASVEELSELVEAERKAIIAKLGENMSVRRFQVIDTANQLVAYIHGALATEGVLVEFKGSEDVARKIGMHIVAAKPQCVTEAEVDAETIEKERHIYTEQAIASGKPADIAAKMVEGRIRKFLAEITLNGQAFVMNPDQTVAQFAKENGTEIISFVRYKVGDGIEKAVVDYAAEVAAAAKV; translated from the coding sequence ATGGCAGAAATTACTGCAAAAATGGTTGCCGACCTGCGCGCCGCTACCGGCCTGGGCATGATGGAATGCAAAAAAGCCTTGGTTGAAGCCGAAGGCAACTTCGAAAAAGCCGAAGAAATCCTGCGCATCAAATCCGGCGCGAAAGCCGGTAAACTGGCCGGTCGTACCGCTGCCGAAGGCGTATTGGCTTACGCCATCAACGGCAATGTCGGCGCATTGGTTGAAGTAAACTGCGAAACCGACTTCGTTGCCAAAGACGCAGGCTTCGTAGAATTCGCCAACTTCGTTGCGAAAACCGCTGCCGAGAAAAAACCTGCTTCTGTTGAAGAACTGAGCGAACTGGTTGAAGCAGAACGTAAAGCCATCATCGCCAAATTGGGCGAGAACATGTCTGTCCGCCGCTTCCAAGTGATCGACACCGCCAACCAACTGGTTGCCTACATCCACGGCGCATTGGCTACCGAAGGCGTATTGGTTGAGTTCAAAGGCTCTGAAGACGTAGCGCGTAAAATCGGTATGCACATCGTTGCCGCCAAACCGCAATGCGTAACCGAAGCCGAAGTAGATGCCGAAACCATCGAAAAAGAACGCCACATCTACACCGAGCAAGCCATCGCTTCCGGCAAACCTGCCGACATCGCCGCTAAAATGGTTGAAGGCCGTATCCGCAAATTCTTGGCCGAAATCACCCTGAACGGCCAAGCATTCGTGATGAACCCTGACCAAACCGTTGCCCAATTCGCTAAAGAAAACGGCACTGAAATCATCAGCTTCGTACGTTACAAAGTAGGCGACGGTATCGAAAAAGCCGTTGTCGACTACGCAGCCGAAGTTGCCGCTGCTGCTAAAGTGTAA